TTTTGACGGGCAGGATTTGCTGGAGGCAGGCACTGGGGCAGACGTTGAAGGCGCAACAGCACGAGACGGATGGCTCAACCGTATGCTGCAAGTGTTGCCTGGCGCTGGGTCGGAGACGGCATTTGCAATTGGGCGTTCTGATATGAAGCTGGTGTCGGGGCGTGCACCGGTGTCCAGCTGGTCGCCGGACGGGAGGCTGGATATGTCGCCGCAGGCGCGGTTGCTACTGGAAGAAATCTATCACGATGACCCGCTGTTTCACGACACGAGCATGGACGCGATTGCAATCGCTGAGAGCCTTGGACTGGCCAGTGAGGACAGTTTCGGGTTGTCGAGCCGGGACATGCGTGCGGCGGTCAAAACGGCCAATCAGGCGGGTGATGCCAGCGTTCTGGCGCAATTCGCCGCGCGGAGGCTGAACGAGGAGGCGCGGATTGCGGCGTTTTCGCTTGGTGGATGGGACACGCACCGTGCGCAGACCCGCGGCATTACCAGAGCGCTGGGGAATTTACAGGACGCTGTTTTGACATTGCAACAAGAGCTTGGGCCGCGCTGGGACAAGACCGCGATCGTCGCGGTGACGGAGTTCGGGCGGACAGCGCGCGAGAACGGGACACGGGGCACGGATCATGGAACCGGCGGGGCGATGATTTTGGCGGGGGGCGCTATTCGCGGAGGACGCATTTATGGCGATTGGCCGGGGCTAGCCGAGGCATCGCTTTATGCCCGTCGTGACCTGATGCCGACCTCCGATGTCAGATCCTATATCGCGTGGCTCATGCACGGGATGTACGGGCTGGACACCGGCACGCTGGGAACCGTTGTGTTTCCGGGGCTTCAGCTTGGACGAGATCCTGGCCTTCTGGCCTGAATTCAGGATTTAGAACGCAGCGTTTACGTCGTGGTCGACCATGGTGGTGGACAAATCACCGCTGAGGTCTTCCATCCCGTTGGAAACGGATGCGGTCACGGCCAGAGCCAGACCGACCAAAGCCGCCATAAGCATCGTCATGTCGACCACAGCTGCACCGTCTTCAGTACGCAGAAAATTAGTAACAATCGTTTTCATCGTCTCACTCCTCAAATCCGCAGTTCGCCGTCCGAAGGACGCTTCGGGGGCAACGGGGCCTGCTGTTTTTCTGCAGTTTAAACGTGGCATCATTACGTCGCGAACTGGGTATGATGGAGGTCAATTCGAGGTCAATTCAGGCATGCATCTGCCTTTGCGATTCCTGCGTATCCGAAATAGGATCGTCGTGATTCAAGTGCTGGGAATGGTGGTATGATCAAGACGGGTGAGAGTGATCGGCCACTTTTGGATTGGACGCCGCCCAGACAGCCGGATGCCGAGGTCTTGTCGGGGCGTTACGTGCAATTGGAGCGGCTTTGTGCGGATCAGCATGCGGCGGACTTGCATCGCGCGAATTCGGTGGATGACGCGATCTGGGATTATTTGCCTTACGGGCCCTTTGCGTCTTCCGCCGCCTATCACCGCTGGGCGCGAGACATAAGTCAGAAGGACGATCTGTGTTTCTACGCCATTAAGCCACACGCCACCGGGCATTTCAGTGGCGTAGCAAGTTACCTCAGAATTGCGCCGGAGGCGGGATCTATCGAAGTGGGGCACATTAACTTCGCGCCGGAGTTGCAGCGCACGGTTGCCGCGACCGAGGCCATTTTCTTGATGATGCAATGGGCATTTGAGGCGGGATACCGCCGTTTCGAATGGAAATGCAACGCGGCGAACCTTGGATCGCGGCGGGCGGCGCAGCGCTATGGCTTCAGCTACGAAGGGGTGTTCCGTCAGGCTGGCGTCGTGAAAGGACGCAACCGCGACACCGCTTGGTTCGCCTGCATTGATCAGGAATGGCCGGCGTTGAAGGAGGCGTTCCAAGCATGGCTGGCCCCGGCAAACTTTGACGCCAAAGGTACCCAAATTGAGACTTTGGGGGCGCTGACGCAGCTTGTCCGCGTCGCCAGCGACCCCTTGCTTTAGACGAGTTCGCGCACCTTGAGGCGGGCTTGGATATGATCGCGCGTCGCCTGAATGGCTTGCCTGCGACCATTGCCGTTGGTTTGCGCTTGCGACAGCATCCGCGCGACACCAACGAGCTCAGCATCATTAGCCAGCCGCGCCAATCCCTGTAAGAACGGGGCGACATAGGGCAAGGCGTCGAGCCCGCTGCCCAAAAGCTCGTCGATATGGGACAGGTCTTCATTCAATGCGATCACGTCCGGAGAAACGGTTTCGTGGCTGAGCAAGCGCGGCCCGGTGGGGCGCATGTCTTCGGGCAGGTGATTGAGGATCGTCTGCTGAAACGCGCAGACGGATGCGATGGGTTTCGGCAGAAACTCGTTGGCGCCTGCGGCCAATGCGGCTTCGCCTGAGCCGTCGCCATCCGCACCGCTGGTGGCAATCAGGACGGGGCGTATCGAGTCGTCCTCGCGCGCCAGTTCCGCGATCAGGTCGATGCCTGAGCCGTCGGGCAGGCCTAAATCGATGATCACCACCGAGGGGCGGTAGACTTGCAGGTGGCGGTGGGCCGCCGTCAGGCTGTCCGCCCGTCGAATGCGGGCGCCTGAACGGATGCACAAAAGGCGCACAGCCTCAGATGCATATCGGCTGTCCTCGACCACCAGAACAGTGAGGCCCAGCAAAGGGCGTAAAGCAGTCGCATGAATTGTGAGGGGCGTGTAACCTGAATCGTCGGGCATTTGCGGGTCTCCGGCAGCAAGAGAGGGTGAGTCGTCTGGCTCCAGATTGCGCATCGAGACCTAACAGAAAGTGAATAGCGCGGATTTTACGCACCTTGTGCGCTTGCGATGCCCGCAGGCCGCCGCCATAACCTGTGAAACTTATGCGACCAAACGGAGAGCCCGATGATTGGCAGATTGAACCACGTGGCCATTGCAGTGCCAGACCTTGCCGCTGCCTGTGCGCAATACAAAGACACGCTGGGGGCCAATGTTGG
Above is a window of Litoreibacter janthinus DNA encoding:
- a CDS encoding DUF1501 domain-containing protein, whose translation is MSDNLSRRGFLLRASALGCSAAASPFMTPMTFAQAPGDSRLVVIILRGAMDGLDAVRPMGDPLFGQYRPSLGMDQDSGATDLNGFFALHPALSGLMPLWQQEDLAIAHAVSTPYRDKRSHFDGQDLLEAGTGADVEGATARDGWLNRMLQVLPGAGSETAFAIGRSDMKLVSGRAPVSSWSPDGRLDMSPQARLLLEEIYHDDPLFHDTSMDAIAIAESLGLASEDSFGLSSRDMRAAVKTANQAGDASVLAQFAARRLNEEARIAAFSLGGWDTHRAQTRGITRALGNLQDAVLTLQQELGPRWDKTAIVAVTEFGRTARENGTRGTDHGTGGAMILAGGAIRGGRIYGDWPGLAEASLYARRDLMPTSDVRSYIAWLMHGMYGLDTGTLGTVVFPGLQLGRDPGLLA
- a CDS encoding GNAT family N-acetyltransferase, with translation MIKTGESDRPLLDWTPPRQPDAEVLSGRYVQLERLCADQHAADLHRANSVDDAIWDYLPYGPFASSAAYHRWARDISQKDDLCFYAIKPHATGHFSGVASYLRIAPEAGSIEVGHINFAPELQRTVAATEAIFLMMQWAFEAGYRRFEWKCNAANLGSRRAAQRYGFSYEGVFRQAGVVKGRNRDTAWFACIDQEWPALKEAFQAWLAPANFDAKGTQIETLGALTQLVRVASDPLL
- a CDS encoding response regulator, with amino-acid sequence MPDDSGYTPLTIHATALRPLLGLTVLVVEDSRYASEAVRLLCIRSGARIRRADSLTAAHRHLQVYRPSVVIIDLGLPDGSGIDLIAELAREDDSIRPVLIATSGADGDGSGEAALAAGANEFLPKPIASVCAFQQTILNHLPEDMRPTGPRLLSHETVSPDVIALNEDLSHIDELLGSGLDALPYVAPFLQGLARLANDAELVGVARMLSQAQTNGNGRRQAIQATRDHIQARLKVRELV